One Larus michahellis chromosome 20, bLarMic1.1, whole genome shotgun sequence genomic window carries:
- the PLPBP gene encoding pyridoxal phosphate homeostasis protein, translated as MWRAGMAAGDGLGPALRAVTEQVQQAAARRPQGLPAVQPRLVAVSKTKPAEMVIDAYSHGQRSFGENYVQELLEKASDSRILSSCPEIKWHFIGHLQKSNVNKLIAVPNLFMLETVDSVKLADRVNSSWQKKGSSQKLKVMVQVNTSGEDSKHGLPPGDTTAAVEHVINKCPSLEFVGLMTIGSIGHDLSKGPNPDFQMLLSLRQEVCEKLNLPIEKVELSMGMSTDFQHAIEVGSTNVRIGSTIFGERDYSNKAVGGKAPAETKGETETLTVQGH; from the exons atGTGGAGAGCCGGCATGGCCGCCGGGGACGGGCTTGGCCCGGCGCTGCGGGCCGTCACCGAGCAGGTGCAGCAGGCGGCGGCGAGGAGGCCGCAG GGGCTCCCAGCCGTGCAGCCGCGGCTGGTGGCCGTCAGCAAGACGAAGCCAGCAGAGATGGTGATCGACGCCTACAGCCACGGGCAGCGCAGCTTTGGGGAGAACTAT GTTCAAGAGTTGCTAGAAAAGGCGTCAGACTCCAGA ATTCTGTCCTCTTGTCCGGAGATTAAGTGGCATTTTATTGGCCATCTGCAGAAAAGTAACGTCAACAAGTTGATCG CTGTCCCGAACCTGTTCATGTTGGAAACGGTGGATTCTGTGAAACTGGCAGACAGAGTCAACAGCTCGTGGCAGAAAAAAGGGTCATCTCAGAAGCTGAAGGTCATGGTGCAAGTTAACACGAGTGGAGAAGACA GTAAGCATGGCCTTCCTCCTGGAGACACCACGGCTGCTGTGGAGCATGTCATCAACAAGTGTCCGAGCCTGGAATTTGTGGGGCTGATGACGATCGGCAGCATCGGGCATGACCTTAGCAAGGGGCCAAACCCTGACTTCCAG ATGCTGTTATCTTTGCGGCAGGAAGTGTGTGAAAAGCTGAATCTCCCCATTGAGAAGGTGGAGCTGAGCATGGGCATGTCCACAGACTTCCAGCACGCG ATAGAGGTTGGATCCACAAACGTCAGGATTGGAAGCACCATTTTTGGAGAGCGAGATTACTCCAACAAAGCAGTTGGTGGCAAGGCCCCTGCTGAAACTAAAGGCGAAACGGAGACCTTGACAGTGCAGGGTCattag